The proteins below are encoded in one region of Sinorhizobium meliloti:
- a CDS encoding HAMP domain-containing sensor histidine kinase, protein MRSRLFLKIYLTLLASLAAVAVASAAFVWLGQGEEESGWQSQRARFVAALIPPDMDDRTVEATIERFSRAFDADIAVYDPRGRLIASGGSPIPRDILDQPWRHGPGNFHTMVTELPDGRTVAARMERPLRPSGRNPLAYLALIAGVIGLAAYPVVRHLTRRLERLRVGVDAWGKGDFVVRVPEDGSDEVAAVAKSFNRAADQVERLIKSHRALLANASHELRSPLARLRMAIDLYEQAPNDDRKQEIIRNLSELDTLIEEILLASRLDHVEKLDALESVDLLALVSEEGARNDVEVFGMPAIVACDARLLRRLVRNLLQNALHHGGPPVTAAVAQADDAAILRVRDHGPGIADSERHRVFEPFYRPSGRSEAAGGWGLGLALVRQIAERHGGAVSYESPPDGGACFVVTLPVQSKPVRDR, encoded by the coding sequence ATGCGCAGCCGGCTGTTCCTGAAAATCTACCTGACACTGCTCGCGAGCCTTGCCGCGGTTGCCGTCGCCAGCGCCGCATTCGTATGGCTCGGGCAGGGCGAGGAGGAATCCGGCTGGCAAAGCCAGCGCGCCCGGTTCGTCGCCGCGCTCATTCCGCCGGACATGGACGACCGGACCGTCGAGGCGACCATCGAGCGGTTTTCACGCGCTTTCGATGCCGACATTGCCGTATACGACCCGCGCGGCAGGCTGATCGCAAGCGGCGGCAGCCCGATTCCGCGCGACATTCTCGACCAGCCTTGGCGCCACGGCCCGGGCAATTTTCACACCATGGTGACCGAACTGCCCGACGGCCGTACCGTGGCTGCGCGCATGGAGCGGCCCTTGCGTCCGTCCGGCCGCAATCCGCTCGCCTACCTGGCTTTGATCGCCGGTGTCATCGGGCTGGCCGCCTATCCGGTGGTCCGTCACCTGACCCGCCGGCTGGAGCGGCTGCGCGTGGGCGTGGATGCCTGGGGCAAGGGCGATTTCGTGGTTCGCGTGCCGGAGGACGGCAGCGACGAGGTGGCGGCGGTGGCCAAGAGCTTCAACAGGGCCGCCGACCAGGTCGAGCGGCTGATCAAGTCGCACCGGGCCTTGCTCGCCAATGCCAGCCATGAATTGCGCTCGCCGCTTGCGCGCCTGCGCATGGCGATCGACCTCTACGAGCAGGCGCCGAACGACGATCGCAAGCAGGAAATCATCCGCAACCTTTCCGAACTGGACACGCTGATCGAGGAGATCCTGCTGGCAAGCAGGCTGGACCACGTCGAGAAGCTCGATGCGCTGGAGTCCGTCGACCTTCTGGCTCTCGTATCGGAAGAGGGCGCGCGCAACGATGTAGAGGTTTTCGGAATGCCTGCGATCGTCGCATGCGATGCTCGCCTGCTTCGCAGGCTCGTGCGCAACCTCCTGCAGAACGCACTGCACCACGGCGGTCCACCTGTCACAGCCGCTGTCGCGCAGGCAGACGATGCTGCGATCCTTAGGGTCCGCGATCACGGGCCCGGCATAGCGGATAGCGAGAGGCATCGCGTTTTCGAGCCTTTCTACCGCCCGTCGGGACGTAGCGAGGCCGCGGGCGGCTGGGGTTTGG
- a CDS encoding response regulator gives MAERVLIVDDDTRLSAMLSDYLSGNGYTVHTAATATAGIAELGRRTPDVVILDVMLPDFDGFETCRRIRAVSDVPVLMLTAKGEETDRIVGLELGADDYLPKPFNPRELLARLKAILRRRNGSAAVARTLRFGRLEIDPGSRSVRIDGRECTLTSYQFDVLVALAENPGRTLSREQLMDAVKGEELDAFDRSIDVHISRIRAAIESDPKHPRRIITVRGAGYVFARYQDDTR, from the coding sequence ATGGCGGAACGGGTCTTGATTGTTGACGACGACACGCGCCTGTCCGCCATGCTCTCCGACTATCTCTCCGGAAATGGCTACACCGTTCATACCGCGGCGACCGCCACGGCGGGCATCGCCGAACTCGGGCGCCGCACCCCTGACGTCGTCATCCTCGACGTCATGCTGCCGGATTTCGACGGCTTCGAGACCTGCCGACGCATACGCGCGGTCTCGGACGTCCCCGTCTTGATGCTCACGGCTAAAGGCGAGGAGACGGACCGGATCGTCGGGCTGGAGCTCGGGGCCGACGACTATCTGCCCAAGCCCTTCAATCCGCGCGAGCTTCTGGCGCGGCTGAAGGCGATCCTGCGCCGCCGAAACGGCAGCGCCGCGGTTGCGCGGACCCTTCGCTTCGGACGGCTCGAGATCGATCCCGGTTCCCGCTCCGTCAGGATCGACGGCCGCGAGTGTACGCTGACCAGCTACCAGTTCGATGTGCTTGTGGCGCTCGCCGAAAATCCCGGCCGCACGCTCTCGCGCGAACAGTTGATGGATGCAGTCAAGGGCGAGGAGCTGGATGCTTTCGACCGCTCGATCGACGTCCATATTTCGCGCATCAGGGCGGCCATCGAGAGCGATCCCAAGCATCCGAGGCGCATCATTACCGTGCGCGGCGCCGGCTATGTCTTCGCCCGCTATCAGGACGATACGAGATAG
- a CDS encoding Spy/CpxP family protein refolding chaperone — protein MENEDNDLSGRGAGKAVSKGWGRHAAIGGLAAVAAVSAVGFAAARSDDFGFGMGRFGMGGHVMHAHMGGGGFMEHRIGTMLDELDATPEQEDKLWDIIDDARAEIRPTFRDFRETREEVIELLGAPGIDRAAAEKLRSERIAAIDEASRKMTTALLDAAEVLTPEQRAKLVEHLKKRRGHGRW, from the coding sequence ATGGAAAACGAAGACAATGACCTGTCGGGCCGGGGCGCCGGCAAAGCCGTTTCGAAAGGATGGGGACGGCACGCCGCGATCGGCGGCCTCGCAGCCGTCGCGGCCGTCAGCGCGGTCGGATTTGCAGCCGCGCGTAGCGACGATTTCGGCTTCGGCATGGGCCGTTTCGGCATGGGCGGCCATGTGATGCACGCGCATATGGGAGGTGGCGGCTTTATGGAACACCGGATCGGCACCATGCTCGACGAGCTCGATGCGACACCCGAACAGGAAGACAAGCTTTGGGACATCATCGATGATGCCCGCGCCGAGATCAGGCCGACGTTCCGGGACTTCCGCGAGACGCGCGAAGAGGTTATCGAACTCCTGGGCGCGCCGGGCATCGACCGGGCCGCCGCCGAGAAACTTCGCAGCGAACGCATCGCAGCCATTGACGAGGCCTCACGCAAGATGACGACCGCGCTGCTCGACGCGGCCGAAGTGCTGACGCCGGAGCAGCGCGCCAAGCTCGTCGAGCATTTGAAGAAGCGCAGGGGCCACGGCCGGTGGTAA
- a CDS encoding transcriptional regulator, translating to MIVFLDFEASSLNKKSFPIEVAWVFQDGRSRSYLIRPAPDWTDWSAEAEEVHGISRGMLRAEGLPVAFVAEEMIRELAGHRLYASAPSWDGKWLSVLLRAAGLPRHALRLKRSDEAFLDAARRKMGDRFSDQEISDLVLGVIGATGPPPVHRALPDACLELDRLRMVTKAAAERAGSL from the coding sequence ATGATCGTATTCCTGGACTTCGAAGCGTCCTCTCTGAACAAGAAAAGCTTCCCCATAGAGGTCGCCTGGGTCTTCCAGGACGGCCGCTCGCGTTCCTATCTGATACGGCCGGCTCCGGATTGGACCGACTGGTCCGCCGAAGCCGAGGAAGTTCATGGCATATCGAGGGGTATGCTTCGCGCGGAGGGGCTCCCTGTCGCGTTCGTCGCCGAAGAAATGATCCGTGAGCTGGCCGGACACCGGCTTTATGCCAGCGCACCATCCTGGGACGGCAAATGGCTGAGCGTGCTGCTGAGAGCTGCCGGGCTGCCAAGGCATGCTCTACGGCTGAAAAGGTCCGACGAGGCCTTCCTCGATGCGGCACGGCGCAAGATGGGCGACAGATTTTCGGATCAGGAGATATCGGACCTGGTCCTCGGCGTCATCGGCGCAACCGGGCCGCCGCCCGTCCATCGAGCGCTTCCGGATGCGTGCCTCGAGCTGGATCGATTGAGAATGGTCACCAAGGCGGCGGCGGAGCGTGCCGGATCGTTGTAG
- a CDS encoding DUF899 domain-containing protein, whose product MTKPMHTPPVVPPQAWEAAREQLLVKEKALTRARDALAAERRQMPWMAVEKEYAFEGPEGRVSLVDLFEGRRQLIVYRAFFEPGVFGWPDHACRGCSMVADQVAHLAHLNARDTTLVFVSRAPQADIARLKARMGWQIPWFTVTDSFDADFGVDEWHGTNVFYRDGDRVFRTYFINNRGDEQMGSTWNYLDITPLGRQEVWEDSPEGYPQTPTYKWWNWHDSYVKDAEPDKKWVEVSDAGEAAFRNQD is encoded by the coding sequence ATGACGAAACCAATGCACACGCCACCCGTCGTCCCGCCGCAGGCCTGGGAGGCTGCGCGCGAGCAGCTGCTCGTCAAGGAAAAGGCCCTGACGCGGGCGCGCGACGCGCTGGCCGCCGAGCGCCGGCAGATGCCATGGATGGCTGTAGAGAAGGAATATGCGTTCGAAGGCCCGGAGGGCCGTGTCAGCCTCGTCGACTTGTTCGAGGGTCGGCGACAGCTGATCGTCTACCGCGCCTTCTTCGAACCGGGCGTTTTCGGCTGGCCCGATCACGCCTGCAGAGGCTGCTCCATGGTGGCCGATCAGGTGGCGCACCTTGCCCACCTGAACGCCCGTGACACAACCCTCGTCTTCGTCTCGCGGGCACCCCAGGCGGACATCGCCCGGCTGAAGGCGCGCATGGGATGGCAGATCCCGTGGTTTACCGTGACGGACAGCTTCGACGCCGATTTCGGGGTGGACGAGTGGCACGGCACGAACGTGTTCTATCGCGACGGCGACCGCGTTTTCCGTACCTATTTCATCAACAATCGCGGCGACGAGCAGATGGGCAGCACGTGGAATTACCTCGACATCACGCCGCTCGGCCGGCAGGAAGTCTGGGAGGATTCGCCCGAAGGCTATCCGCAGACCCCGACCTACAAATGGTGGAACTGGCACGACAGCTACGTCAAAGACGCCGAGCCGGACAAGAAGTGGGTCGAAGTGTCGGACGCCGGAGAGGCGGCGTTCCGGAACCAGGACTAG
- the groL gene encoding chaperonin GroEL (60 kDa chaperone family; promotes refolding of misfolded polypeptides especially under stressful conditions; forms two stacked rings of heptamers to form a barrel-shaped 14mer; ends can be capped by GroES; misfolded proteins enter the barrel where they are refolded when GroES binds): MAAKEVKFQTDARERMLRGVDVLANAVKVTLGPKGRNVVIDKSFGAPRITKDGVSVAKEIELEDKFENMGAQMLREVASRTNDLAGDGTTTATVLAQAIVREGAKAVASGMNPMDLKRGIDLAVDAVVKELKNNARKISKNSEIAQVGTISANGDTEIGRYLAEAMEKVGNEGVITVEEAKTAETELEVVEGMQFDRGYLSPYFITNQDKMRVELEDPYILIHEKKLSNLQAMLPVLEAVVQSGKPLLIIAEDVEGEALATLVVNKLRGGLKVAAVKAPGFGDRRKAMLEDIAILTGGTVVSEDLGIKLESVTLDMLGRAKKVSIEKENTTIIDGAGSKADIEGRTAQIRAQIEETTSDYDREKLQERLAKLAGGVAVIRVGGSTEVEVKEKKDRVDDALHATRAAVEEGILPGGGVALLRAVKALDGLKTANHDQRVGVDLVRRAIEAPVRQIAENAGAEGSIIVGKLREKTEFSYGWNAQTNEYGDLYAMGVIDPAKVVRTALQDAASVAGLLVTTEAMIAEKPKKEAAPALPAGGGMDF, from the coding sequence ATGGCTGCGAAGGAAGTCAAATTCCAGACCGACGCACGCGAGCGCATGCTGCGTGGTGTCGACGTGCTGGCCAATGCCGTAAAGGTAACTCTCGGTCCGAAGGGCCGTAACGTCGTTATCGACAAGTCGTTCGGTGCGCCGCGGATCACCAAGGATGGCGTCTCCGTCGCCAAGGAAATCGAACTCGAGGACAAGTTCGAGAATATGGGCGCGCAGATGCTGCGCGAAGTCGCATCCAGGACCAACGACCTTGCCGGGGACGGAACGACGACCGCTACGGTGCTCGCACAGGCAATCGTCCGGGAAGGTGCCAAGGCCGTCGCCTCGGGCATGAACCCGATGGACTTGAAGCGCGGCATCGATCTCGCAGTCGATGCGGTCGTGAAGGAATTGAAGAACAACGCCAGGAAGATCTCCAAGAATTCCGAGATCGCTCAGGTCGGTACCATTTCCGCCAATGGCGACACCGAAATCGGACGCTATCTCGCCGAAGCCATGGAGAAGGTCGGCAATGAAGGGGTGATCACGGTCGAGGAGGCCAAGACGGCCGAGACGGAACTCGAGGTCGTCGAGGGTATGCAGTTCGACCGCGGCTATCTCTCTCCCTATTTCATCACCAATCAGGACAAGATGCGCGTGGAACTGGAGGATCCCTATATCCTCATCCACGAAAAGAAGCTTTCGAACCTGCAGGCCATGCTGCCGGTGCTCGAAGCGGTCGTCCAGTCCGGCAAGCCGCTCCTCATCATCGCCGAGGATGTGGAAGGCGAGGCGCTCGCCACCCTCGTCGTCAACAAGTTACGCGGCGGCCTCAAGGTTGCTGCCGTCAAGGCGCCTGGCTTCGGCGACCGCCGCAAGGCCATGCTGGAAGACATCGCCATCCTGACCGGCGGCACCGTCGTTTCGGAAGACCTCGGCATCAAGCTTGAAAGCGTCACGCTCGACATGCTGGGCCGTGCTAAGAAAGTCTCGATCGAGAAGGAGAACACCACCATCATCGACGGTGCGGGTTCGAAAGCCGATATCGAGGGCCGTACCGCGCAGATCCGCGCCCAGATCGAGGAGACGACCTCTGACTATGATCGCGAGAAGCTGCAGGAACGCCTTGCCAAGCTCGCCGGCGGCGTCGCAGTCATCCGCGTAGGTGGCTCTACCGAAGTCGAGGTGAAGGAAAAGAAGGACCGCGTCGACGACGCGTTGCACGCGACGCGGGCGGCAGTCGAGGAAGGGATACTGCCCGGCGGCGGCGTCGCGTTGCTGCGGGCGGTCAAGGCTCTCGACGGCCTTAAGACCGCCAACCACGATCAGCGCGTCGGGGTCGATCTCGTGCGCCGCGCTATCGAAGCTCCCGTCCGCCAGATTGCGGAAAACGCCGGAGCCGAGGGCTCGATCATCGTCGGCAAGCTGCGCGAGAAGACGGAGTTCTCTTATGGCTGGAATGCCCAGACCAACGAATATGGCGATCTCTATGCCATGGGCGTCATCGACCCGGCCAAGGTCGTCCGCACCGCGCTTCAGGACGCAGCGTCGGTTGCCGGTCTTCTCGTCACGACCGAAGCCATGATCGCCGAAAAGCCCAAGAAGGAAGCCGCACCGGCGCTTCCGGCCGGCGGCGGCATGGACTTTTAA
- the groES gene encoding co-chaperone GroES, producing the protein MAFRPLHDRILVRRVESEEKTKGGIIIPDTAKEKPQEGEVLAVGPGARGEKGQIQPLDVKVGDRILFGKWSGTEIKIDGEDLLIMKESDVMGIIEARAAEKIAA; encoded by the coding sequence ATGGCGTTTCGACCGCTTCATGATCGTATTCTCGTCCGCCGCGTCGAGTCCGAAGAGAAGACCAAAGGCGGCATCATCATCCCCGACACTGCCAAGGAGAAGCCCCAGGAAGGCGAAGTCCTCGCTGTAGGTCCCGGCGCGCGCGGCGAAAAGGGTCAGATCCAGCCGCTCGACGTCAAGGTGGGCGACCGCATCCTGTTCGGCAAGTGGTCCGGCACCGAGATCAAGATCGACGGAGAAGATCTCCTGATCATGAAGGAAAGCGATGTCATGGGAATCATCGAGGCCCGGGCCGCCGAGAAGATAGCCGCCTGA
- a CDS encoding usg protein, whose translation MRFSSDLERQLNGYGLTTAHILYRIPDFESVLQTYVWQDYDLAPEFPQMRKFLDFWQTNLDGPLHSVRFTHKRLIGPNEWRQVDGEFNIH comes from the coding sequence ATGCGATTTTCATCGGATCTCGAGCGCCAGCTCAACGGTTACGGTCTCACAACCGCGCATATCCTCTACCGCATTCCCGATTTCGAATCCGTCCTGCAGACCTATGTCTGGCAGGATTACGACCTCGCACCTGAATTTCCCCAGATGCGAAAGTTCCTCGATTTCTGGCAGACTAATCTCGACGGGCCGCTCCACTCCGTGCGATTCACCCACAAACGGCTGATCGGCCCGAACGAGTGGCGGCAGGTGGATGGCGAATTCAACATTCACTGA
- a CDS encoding dimethylsulfoniopropionate lyase, giving the protein MSPRSDALQLFIDSAFEAFDHFAQAPQSRRSILQISSALEVPGVERRGHGSRLPVCSHLEPALSIETEHEPLRRLIDRFRAVEPFLAWRRRTGCDGSASANFLEGHANAMIVGPGGLEERRDVWLGVTLMAPHVRYPDHEHAPEEVYLVLSKGEFRQGEGEWFSPGLGGSFYNEPGIRHAMRSVDTPLLAFWALLAEPT; this is encoded by the coding sequence ATGTCACCTCGCAGCGATGCCCTTCAGTTGTTCATCGACAGTGCCTTTGAAGCGTTCGATCATTTCGCGCAGGCTCCGCAATCGCGCCGCTCGATCCTGCAGATTTCTTCTGCGCTCGAGGTGCCGGGTGTGGAAAGGCGGGGCCACGGAAGCCGCCTGCCGGTGTGTTCCCACCTTGAGCCGGCGCTCTCCATCGAAACGGAACACGAGCCGCTGCGACGTCTGATCGATCGGTTCAGGGCAGTCGAGCCCTTTCTCGCATGGCGCCGGCGCACCGGTTGCGACGGTTCCGCGAGCGCGAATTTCCTCGAGGGCCATGCGAACGCGATGATCGTCGGACCTGGCGGTCTCGAAGAGCGCAGGGACGTCTGGCTCGGAGTTACATTGATGGCGCCGCATGTGCGTTATCCGGACCATGAGCACGCGCCTGAGGAGGTCTATCTCGTTCTGTCGAAGGGAGAATTCCGGCAGGGGGAGGGAGAATGGTTTTCACCGGGCCTCGGCGGCTCGTTCTACAACGAGCCGGGCATCAGGCACGCAATGCGGTCGGTCGACACGCCGCTACTGGCATTCTGGGCATTACTGGCGGAGCCGACTTAG
- a CDS encoding NADH:flavin oxidoreductase: MPNDPLLQPYQLKHLTLRNRIIVTAHEPAYPEDGMPKERYRAYTVERARGGVAMTMTAGSAAVSKDSPPVFNNLLAYRDEIVPWIREMTDAVHEEGAAIMIQLTHLGRRTRWDKGDWLPVVAPSHHREAAHRAFPKKIEDWDIDRIIKDFADAAERMKAGGMDGVELEAYGHLIDQFASPLTNELDGPYGGSLDNRMRFCFDVLKAIRARVGDEFILGVRYTADECLPGGTDKAEGLEISKRLKESGLIDYLNIIRGHIDTDPGLTDVIPIQGMANSPHLDFAGEIRAATNFPTFHAAKIPDVATARHAIASGKVDMVGMTRAHMTDPHIVRKIIEKREEDIRPCVGANYCLDRIYQGGAAYCIHNAATGRELTMPHSIAKAHCRRKVVVVGTGPAGLEAARVAGERGHEVIVFEAASDPGGQVRLTAQSPRRREMISIIDWRMSQCEKLGVTFHFNTWAEAEAIQAESPDVVIIATGGLPHTEVLSRGNELVVSAWDIISGDAKPGTNVLIFDDAGDHAALQAAEFLATAGARVEIMTPDRSFAPEVMAMNLVPYMRCLQKLDVTFTVTYRLEAVEKSGNELVAHVGSDYGGISKQRTFDQVVVNHGTIPLDELYFELKPFSSNLGEIAHDQMIAGEPQSVVRNAEGKFQLFRIGDAVAARNTHAAIYDALRLLKDI, encoded by the coding sequence ATGCCGAACGACCCCCTCCTTCAACCGTACCAGCTGAAGCACCTGACGCTGCGTAACCGCATCATCGTGACGGCACACGAGCCGGCCTATCCGGAGGACGGCATGCCAAAGGAGCGCTATCGCGCCTATACGGTGGAGCGCGCGCGGGGCGGCGTGGCGATGACGATGACCGCCGGTTCGGCGGCCGTCTCGAAGGACAGCCCGCCGGTCTTCAACAATCTGCTCGCCTACAGGGACGAGATCGTGCCGTGGATCAGGGAGATGACCGACGCCGTGCACGAGGAGGGGGCGGCGATCATGATCCAGCTCACCCATCTCGGCCGGCGCACGCGGTGGGACAAGGGAGACTGGCTTCCGGTCGTCGCTCCCTCGCATCACCGCGAAGCGGCGCATCGCGCCTTCCCCAAGAAGATCGAAGACTGGGATATCGACAGGATCATCAAGGATTTTGCCGATGCGGCGGAGCGCATGAAGGCCGGCGGAATGGATGGCGTCGAACTCGAGGCCTACGGTCACCTCATCGACCAGTTCGCCTCGCCATTGACGAACGAACTCGATGGTCCCTACGGCGGCTCGCTCGACAACCGCATGCGCTTCTGTTTCGACGTCCTGAAGGCGATCCGGGCACGTGTCGGAGACGAGTTCATCCTGGGCGTGCGATACACGGCCGATGAATGCCTTCCCGGGGGGACGGACAAGGCGGAGGGCCTTGAGATATCGAAACGCCTCAAGGAAAGCGGACTTATCGACTACCTGAACATCATTCGCGGCCATATCGATACCGATCCCGGACTGACGGATGTAATTCCTATTCAGGGCATGGCCAATTCGCCGCATCTCGACTTCGCCGGCGAGATACGCGCAGCGACGAACTTCCCGACCTTCCATGCGGCGAAAATCCCTGACGTCGCGACCGCGCGCCACGCGATTGCGTCCGGCAAGGTCGACATGGTCGGGATGACCCGCGCCCACATGACCGATCCGCATATCGTCCGCAAGATCATCGAGAAGCGGGAGGAAGACATTCGCCCCTGCGTCGGTGCGAACTACTGTCTCGACCGCATCTATCAGGGGGGCGCCGCCTATTGCATCCACAATGCTGCGACCGGACGGGAGCTGACGATGCCGCACAGCATCGCAAAGGCGCACTGTCGCAGGAAAGTGGTCGTCGTCGGGACCGGACCGGCTGGTCTCGAGGCGGCACGCGTGGCGGGGGAGCGTGGCCACGAGGTGATTGTGTTCGAGGCGGCGAGCGATCCGGGCGGCCAGGTCCGCCTGACTGCGCAGAGCCCGCGCCGGCGGGAAATGATCAGCATCATAGATTGGCGCATGAGCCAGTGCGAGAAACTTGGCGTCACCTTCCATTTCAACACATGGGCGGAAGCGGAGGCCATTCAGGCGGAAAGTCCTGACGTCGTCATCATCGCCACCGGCGGGCTTCCGCATACGGAGGTGCTGTCGAGGGGCAACGAGCTCGTCGTGTCCGCCTGGGACATCATTTCCGGGGACGCAAAGCCGGGCACCAATGTTCTGATCTTCGATGACGCCGGCGACCACGCCGCTCTGCAGGCCGCCGAATTTCTCGCCACTGCCGGCGCCAGGGTCGAGATCATGACGCCCGACCGCTCCTTCGCGCCGGAGGTCATGGCGATGAACCTCGTGCCTTACATGCGTTGCCTGCAGAAGCTCGATGTGACCTTTACCGTCACCTACCGTCTGGAAGCGGTAGAGAAGAGCGGCAATGAACTGGTCGCCCATGTCGGCAGCGACTACGGGGGTATCTCCAAACAGCGGACTTTCGACCAGGTGGTCGTCAATCATGGGACCATCCCGCTCGATGAACTCTATTTCGAGCTGAAGCCCTTCTCCAGCAATCTGGGCGAGATCGCGCACGACCAAATGATCGCCGGGGAACCGCAATCGGTCGTCCGCAACGCCGAGGGCAAGTTCCAGCTCTTCCGTATCGGCGATGCGGTCGCGGCGCGCAACACCCACGCCGCGATCTACGACGCTCTACGCCTTCTCAAGGATATCTGA
- a CDS encoding TetR/AcrR family transcriptional regulator yields MEQITSDSGWRGSPDVWLGAAYESLLDAGIDAVKIQPLAKKLNLSRTSFYWFFKDREELLDRLVSRWREKNTGNLVRQSEAYAETIAEAMLNVFDCWLDGSLFDSQFEFAVRSWALQSPEILAEVQSADQQRLDALTRMFLRFGHDEARADVRARTIYLVQIGYISMQTKEDVSVRMKRIPEYVEIFTGQVPEQRELDRFFARHGYSG; encoded by the coding sequence ATGGAGCAGATCACGAGCGACAGCGGCTGGCGCGGTTCCCCGGATGTCTGGCTTGGAGCGGCCTACGAATCCCTGCTCGATGCCGGCATCGATGCGGTGAAGATCCAGCCGCTCGCGAAGAAGCTGAATCTGTCGCGGACGAGCTTCTACTGGTTTTTCAAGGACCGCGAGGAACTGCTCGACAGGCTCGTCTCGCGCTGGCGCGAAAAGAATACCGGCAATCTGGTAAGACAATCCGAGGCCTATGCTGAGACGATTGCCGAAGCGATGCTCAACGTCTTCGACTGCTGGCTTGATGGCAGCCTGTTCGATTCGCAGTTCGAGTTCGCGGTGCGAAGCTGGGCTCTGCAGTCGCCTGAAATTCTTGCGGAAGTCCAGAGCGCCGATCAGCAGCGACTCGACGCGCTCACGCGCATGTTCCTGCGGTTCGGGCATGACGAGGCGCGGGCCGATGTACGTGCGCGCACGATCTATCTCGTGCAGATCGGCTATATCTCGATGCAGACGAAGGAAGACGTATCCGTGCGGATGAAGCGCATCCCGGAATATGTGGAGATCTTCACCGGACAAGTCCCGGAGCAGAGAGAGCTTGACCGCTTCTTCGCCCGGCATGGCTACTCCGGATAG
- a CDS encoding ABC transporter substrate-binding protein: MKKLLASTCLMLGLIAGASTSSAAECGTVTIASMNWQSAEVLSNLDKFILNEGYGCSAEITIGDTVPTITSMAEKGQPDIAPEAWIDLLPDVVKKGQDDGRIITVGSPLPDGGVQGWWIPQYLADAHPDIKTIGDALKHPELFPASEDPSKGAILNGPQGWGGTVVTTQLFSAFDGEKAGFTLVDTGSAAGLDGAIAKAYERKEGLLTYYWSPTALLGKYKMVKLDPGVPHDAAEWKRCNTVADCPDPKPNAWPVDTIVTLVAKPFSERVGPEVMDYLTKRSWSNETVSQLMAWMTDNQASGEEGAKRFLEENEDMWSKWVSPEAAEKIKAAL; this comes from the coding sequence ATGAAAAAGCTGCTTGCGTCGACATGTCTGATGCTTGGTCTCATCGCAGGAGCATCGACGTCGAGTGCCGCCGAGTGCGGGACCGTCACCATTGCCAGCATGAACTGGCAGAGTGCGGAGGTCCTCTCCAACCTCGACAAGTTCATTCTCAATGAAGGCTACGGCTGCAGTGCCGAGATCACGATCGGCGACACCGTGCCGACGATCACCTCCATGGCCGAGAAGGGCCAACCCGATATCGCGCCGGAAGCATGGATCGACCTCCTGCCCGATGTCGTCAAGAAAGGCCAGGACGACGGTCGTATCATCACAGTCGGCTCCCCGCTGCCTGACGGCGGCGTACAGGGGTGGTGGATCCCGCAATACCTCGCCGACGCACACCCGGACATCAAGACGATCGGCGACGCGCTGAAGCACCCCGAGCTCTTTCCTGCCTCCGAGGACCCCAGCAAGGGCGCGATCCTGAACGGGCCACAGGGCTGGGGCGGAACGGTGGTGACGACGCAGCTTTTTAGCGCCTTCGACGGCGAGAAGGCCGGCTTCACCCTGGTCGACACCGGCTCCGCGGCCGGCCTGGACGGCGCCATCGCCAAGGCCTATGAACGCAAGGAGGGTCTTCTTACCTATTACTGGTCTCCTACCGCCCTCCTCGGTAAATACAAGATGGTCAAGCTGGACCCCGGCGTGCCCCATGACGCGGCCGAATGGAAACGCTGCAACACCGTAGCGGATTGCCCCGACCCCAAGCCGAATGCATGGCCGGTCGACACGATCGTGACGCTGGTTGCCAAGCCCTTCTCCGAGCGGGTCGGCCCCGAGGTCATGGACTATCTGACCAAGCGCTCCTGGAGCAACGAGACCGTCAGCCAACTCATGGCCTGGATGACCGACAATCAGGCCAGTGGTGAAGAAGGTGCGAAGCGCTTCCTCGAAGAGAACGAGGACATGTGGTCGAAGTGGGTCTCGCCTGAAGCCGCCGAGAAGATCAAAGCGGCGCTCTGA